From one Coffea eugenioides isolate CCC68of chromosome 11, Ceug_1.0, whole genome shotgun sequence genomic stretch:
- the LOC113753773 gene encoding nudix hydrolase 1 gives MENEPAMEVSSSQPPPPPMPKVGVAVFLLKGNKVLLGRRLSSVGRNTFALPGGHLEFGESFEECAAREVKEETGLEIEKTEYLTVTNNVFSQEAKATHIVCVFMRAVPADINQQPQNLEPEKCDGWDWYDWDDLPKPLFGPLEIMLQHGFSPFPTT, from the exons atggaaaatgaaccAGCAATGGAGGTGTCATCTTCAcagccgccgccgccgccgatGCCGAAAGTTGGGGTGGCCGTGTTTTTGCTGAAGGGAAATAAAGTGCTATTGGGGCGGCGCCTCTCCTCCGTTGGCCGCAATACCTTCGCTCTTCCTGGTGGCCACCTTGAGTTTG GAGAAAGTTTTGAGGAATGTGCAGCTAGGGAGGTGAAGGAAGAAACAGGACTGGAAATCGAAAAAACAGAGTACTTAACTGTCACAAACAATGTATTCTCACAAGAAGCTAAAGCAACACACATTGTTTGTGTCTTCATGCGTGCAGTTCCAGCCGACATCAACCAGCAACCTCAAAATCTTGAGCCTGAGAAATGCGATGGATGGGATTGGTATGACTGGGATGATCTTCCAAAACCACTTTTTGGGCCATTGGAGATTATGCTCCAACATGGTTTTAGTCCTTTTCCCACCACTTAA
- the LOC113751461 gene encoding phosphoenolpyruvate carboxylase 4 — protein sequence MTDITDDIAEEISFQGFEDDYKLLQSLLNDVLQREVGHNFMEIVERTRTLAQSACNLRIAGIEATAELLERQLAAELSKLTLEEALSLARTLSHQLNLMGIAETHHRLRRNRGVVQSSKSCDDTFNQLVQSGITADQLYETVCKQEVEIVLTAHPTQINRRTLQYKHIRIAHLLEYNERQKELELEDKEMLIEDLAREITSIWLTDELRRHRPTPVDEARAGLNIVEQSLWKAVPHYLRRISNSLKKQTGRPLPLTCTPIKFGSWMGGDRDGNPNVTAKVTKDVSLLSRWMAIDLYVREVDNLRFELSMNQCSDRLSRLAQEILEKESSDEDRHESWNSSHNWNQLKHHGEHVPALPTQLPTGADLPSCTECNEVESHYPRLDVPGSEYKPLNRQDGEVFSVGGPIPDLNKTSQKIFGNGNLPPSSSSQPSGVPRTPPFSSSQLLVQKKLFAESQIGRSSFQKLLEPSSSYRPGIAPYRIVLGDVKEKLLKTRKRLELLLEDLPCEYDPWDYYETSDQLLEPLLLCYESLQSCGSGVLADGRLADLVRRVATFGMVLMKLDLRQESGRHAEALDAITNYLDMGTYSEWDEVKKLEFLTRELKGKRPLVPPSIKVAPDVKEVLDTFRVAAELGSDSLGAYVISMAANASDVLAVELLQKDARLSVGGELGRPCPGGTLRVVPLFETVKDLREAGSVIRRLLSIDWYREHIIKNHNGHQEVMVGYSDSGKDAGRFTAAWELYKAQEDVVAACNEYGIKVTLFHGRGGSIGRGGGPTYLAIQSQPPGSVMGSLRSTEQGEMVQAKFGLPQIAVRQLEIYTTAVLLATLRPPLPPREEKWRNLMEDISKLSCNSYRSTVYENPEFLAYFHEATPQAELQYLNIGSRPARRKSSAGIGHLRAIPWIFAWTQTRFVLPAWLGVGAGLKGVCERGHTDDLRAMYKEWPFFQSTVDLIEMVLGKADIPIAKHYDEILVSPSRQPLGAELREELIITERYVLLVTGHEKLSDNNRSLRRLIESRLPYLNPMNMLQVEILKRLRCDDDNNKLRDALLITINGIAAGMRNTG from the exons ATGACGGATATAACTGATGATATAGCAGAGGAGATATCTTTTCAGGGCTTTGAAGATGATTATAAACTCCTGCAAAGCCTCCTCAATGACGTCCTTCAAAGAGAAGTTGGTCACAATTTCATGGAAATTGTTGAAAGAACCCGAACTCTTGCTCAG AGTGCATGTAACTTGAGAATTGCAGGAATCGAGGCTACAGCAGAGCTGCTTGAGAGACAGCTTGCAGCAGAGTTGTCAAAGTTGACACTAGAAGAAGCTTTATCCCTTGCTCGAACATTGAGTCATCAGCTCAATTTGATGGGAATTGCAGAAACTCATCATAG ATTACGTAGAAATCGTGGTGTGgtacaatcatcaaaatcttgTGATGATACTTTCAACCAGCTTGTGCAGAGTGGCATAACTGCGGACCAGCTCTATGAGACTGTCTGCAAGCAA GAGGTTGAGATTGTCCTCACTGCCCATCCCACACAAATAAATCGACGTACCTTACAATACAAACATATCAGGATTGCg CATCTCTTGGAATATAATGAGCGACAGAAAGAACTTGAGCTAGAGGACAAAGAAATGCTGATAGAAGATCTG GCAAGAGAGATTACTTCCATCTGGCTAACAGATGAACTTAGGCGCCACAGACCTACTCCTGTTGATGAAGCTAGGGCTG GCTTGAATATTGTGGAGCAATCACTTTGGAAAGCTGTACCTCATTATCTACGTCGTATCAGCAATTCTCTTAAGAAG CAAACTGGAAGGCCACTTCCATTAACATGCACACCAATAAAATTTGGCTCTTGGATGGGTGGTGATCGTGATGGAAATCCTAATGTGACTGCAAAG GTGACAAAAGATGTCTCTCTTCTCTCAAGGTGGATGGCTATTGATCTCTATGTCCGCGAAGTTGATAATCTCAGATTTGAACTTTCCATGAATCAGTGCAGTGATAGACTATCAAGACTGGCACAGGAAATTCTTGAAAAAG AAAGCTCAGATGAGGACCGGCATGAGAGTTGGAATTCATCACATAATTGGAACCAATTGAAGCATCATGGTGAACATGTTCCAGCTCTTCCAACACAGCTTCCAACTGGAGCTGATTTACCTTCTTGCACAG AATGCAATGAAGTAGAGTCTCACTATCCTCGACTAGATGTTCCTGGCTCTGAGTATAAGCCATTGAATCGGCAG GATGGTGAAGTTTTTTCAGTAGGGGGTCCTATTCCTGATCTGAATAAAACATCACAGAAAATATTTGGAAATGGAAACCTACCCCCTTCTTCCAGTTCTCAGCCATCCGGAGTGCCCCGCACTCCTCCTTTCAGCTCTAGCCAACTCCTTGTTCAGAAGAAACTTTTTGCTGAATCTCAAATAGGAAGATCCAGCTTCCAGAAGCTATTGGAGCCAAGCTCGTCTTACAGACCAGGAATAGCTCCTTATAGAATTGTTCTTGGTGATGTTAAAGAAAAG CTTCTTAAGACAAGGAAGCGGCTGGAGCTTCTTCTTGAGGATCTTCCTTGTGAATATGATCCATGGGACTATTATGAAACATCAGATCAACTTCTGGAGCCCCTATTACTGTGCTACGAGTCACTG CAATCATGCGGATCTGGGGTTCTAGCTGATGGTCGCCTTGCTGACTTGGTTAGACGTGTCGCTACTTTTGGCATGGTTCTGATGAAGCTCGATCTTCGTCAg GAATCTGGTAGGCATGCAGAGGCACTTGATGCAATTACCAATTATTTAGACATGGGTACATACAGTGAGTGGGATGAAGTTAAGAAACTGGAATTTCTGACTAGAGAGCTAAAGGGGAAGAGGCCTTTAGTCCCCCCAAGTATAAAA GTTGCTCCCGATGTCAAGGAAGTATTGGACACCTTCAGAGTAGCAGCTGAACTAGGAAGTGACTCACTGGGAGCATATGTGATTTCCATGGCTGCAAAT GCTAGTGATGTTCTTGCAGTTGAGCTTCTGCAGAAGGATGCTCGCCTTTCTGTCGGCGGAGAGCTAGGCAGACCATGTCCTGGAGGAAC ACTGCGGGTGGTTCCTCTATTTGAAACTGTGAAGGACTTGAGAGAAGCTGGGTCTGTCATTAGGAGACTGTTATCAATTGATTGGTACAGGGAACACATAATAAAGAATCATAATGGGCACCAAGAG GTGATGGTTGGTTATTCTGACTCTGGAAAAGATGCTGGGCGCTTTACTGCTGCATGGGAGTTGTATAAAGCACAAGAAGATGTTGTAGCTGCATGTAATGAATATGGAATTAAGGTCACTTTGTTCCATGGGCGGGGAGGGAGCATTGGGCGTGGCGGTGGTCCTACCTACCTTGCCATTCAATCGCAGCCACCTGGCTCTGTTATG GGTTCTCTTCGATCAACTGAACAAGGAGAGATGGTGCAGGCCAAGTTTGGACTACCACAGATTGCTGTTCGGCAGTTGGAGATCTACACAACAGCTGTTTTGCTTGCTACATTACGACCTCCATTGCCcccaagagaagaaaaatggcgCAATCTGATGGAGGATATCTCAAAACTTAGTTGTAACAGTTATCGAAGCACTGTGTATGAGAATCCAGAATTCCTTGCATACTTCCACGAGGCTACTCCTCAAGCTGAACTTCAATACCTCAACATTGGAAGTCGCCCAGCCAGAAGAAAGAGTTCAGCAGGAATTGGGCATCTTCGAGCAATTCCATGGATATTTGCGTGGACCCAGACCAGATTTGTTCTTCCTGCTTGGCTTGGAGTTGGAGCAGGTCTTAAAGGTGTTTGTGAGAGGGGACATACTGATGATTTACGGGCAATGTACAAGGAATGGCCTTTCTTTCAATCCACTGTTGACCTCATAGAGATGGTTCTAGGCAAAGCAGACATTCCTATAGCCAAGCACTATGATGAGATCCTTGTGTCTCCAAGCCGGCAACCTCTTGGTGCCGAGTTGAGGGAAGAGCTTATTATAACTGAGAGGTATGTATTGTTGGTTACTGGACATGAGAAACTATCCGATAACAACCGTAGTCTGAGGAGATTGATTGAGAGCAGGCTTCCTTATCTCAATCCAATGAATATGTTGCAAGTGGAGATTCTCAAGAGGTTGAGATGCGATGATGACAACAATAAGCTCAGAGATGCCTTGCTTATTACTATTAATGGGATTGCTGCTGGAATGAGGAACACGGGTTGA